A region of Cardinium endosymbiont of Sogatella furcifera DNA encodes the following proteins:
- the murD gene encoding UDP-N-acetylmuramoyl-L-alanine--D-glutamate ligase has translation MRLVVLGGGESGTGAALLAKQQGIDVFVSDAGIIQTGYKQLLYTHQIPFEEGGHTIEKIASADEVIKSPGIPHEATIIRKLHSMPIIDEIAFAARYAKGKIIAVTGSNGKSTTVHLIYHLLHAAGLHVALAGNIGYSFAKCITQSAYDHYVLELSSFQLEAIQDFKPDIACLLNITPDHLDRYHGSVEAYAQTKLNILRNMTPLDHFIYHTSDPLTTQYLPKAQLLPQLHPISPLSNGRFYLNGQRYALSISQQQIGLLGRHNQYNAMTAVTAAALAGVPTSIIATALPKFRGLPHRLEWCGAPQGINCYNDSKSTNVASTIAALVSFSQPIIWIAGGIDKGNNYCPLLPIVQKRVKAIICLGKENSAMIKAFHPLGLPIQETHNLSSAIDKALSIALPREVILLSPACASFDLFKNFEDRGNQFKELIVKMCMKH, from the coding sequence ATGCGATTAGTGGTACTAGGTGGAGGAGAAAGCGGCACAGGTGCAGCCCTCTTAGCCAAACAACAGGGTATAGATGTTTTCGTTTCTGATGCGGGCATCATTCAAACGGGCTACAAACAACTACTATACACCCATCAAATTCCATTTGAAGAAGGAGGTCACACAATAGAAAAAATCGCATCGGCTGATGAGGTCATCAAAAGCCCGGGTATACCCCATGAAGCTACGATCATCAGAAAGCTCCATTCTATGCCCATCATAGACGAAATAGCGTTTGCAGCACGCTATGCAAAGGGAAAAATTATAGCCGTAACGGGTTCAAATGGAAAAAGTACCACAGTGCATTTGATTTACCATTTGCTCCATGCAGCAGGCCTCCATGTAGCTTTAGCCGGGAATATAGGGTATAGCTTTGCCAAATGCATCACACAATCCGCCTATGACCACTATGTACTAGAGCTTTCTAGCTTTCAACTGGAAGCAATCCAAGACTTTAAGCCAGATATTGCTTGTTTATTAAACATTACACCTGACCACTTGGATAGATACCATGGTTCTGTAGAGGCCTATGCCCAGACTAAATTAAATATATTGCGGAATATGACCCCATTAGACCACTTTATTTACCATACATCCGATCCACTCACTACGCAATACCTTCCCAAAGCGCAACTACTTCCTCAACTACATCCTATATCCCCTCTTAGCAATGGTCGGTTCTACTTAAATGGGCAGCGCTATGCTTTGTCTATTAGCCAGCAACAGATAGGTTTACTAGGTAGGCATAATCAATATAACGCGATGACTGCTGTTACAGCAGCAGCATTAGCAGGCGTACCTACTTCGATCATCGCTACTGCTTTACCCAAGTTTCGTGGCCTACCCCATCGACTGGAATGGTGTGGCGCCCCGCAAGGCATAAACTGCTATAATGACTCAAAATCGACCAATGTAGCCTCTACCATCGCTGCATTGGTTAGCTTTAGCCAACCTATTATCTGGATAGCAGGTGGCATAGACAAAGGCAACAACTATTGCCCCCTACTGCCCATTGTACAAAAACGGGTAAAGGCCATCATCTGTTTAGGAAAAGAGAATAGTGCCATGATCAAAGCGTTTCATCCCCTAGGTCTACCGATACAAGAGACCCATAATCTATCTTCAGCCATAGATAAGGCGTTATCTATAGCACTTCCGAGGGAAGTGATCCTCTTATCTCCTGCATGTGCAAGCTTTGATCTATTTAAAAATTTTGAAGATAGAGGGAATCAATTTAAAGAATTGATAGTTAAGATGTGTATGAAGCATTAA
- the rpsL gene encoding 30S ribosomal protein S12, protein MLTIQQLVKKGRKKTTSSSKSPALSSCPQRRGVCIKVYTMKPRKPNSSMKKVARVRLTTGKEINTYIPGEGHNLQEHSIVLIRGGGVKDLSGVTYSIIRGVLDTSGVSGRCQGRSVYGAKKPKKK, encoded by the coding sequence ATGTTAACCATACAACAACTCGTAAAAAAAGGAAGAAAAAAAACTACTTCTTCGTCCAAATCTCCAGCGCTTTCATCCTGTCCACAGCGGCGGGGCGTATGCATCAAGGTCTATACCATGAAGCCAAGAAAGCCAAACTCATCTATGAAAAAAGTAGCTAGGGTACGCCTAACAACTGGAAAGGAAATAAACACCTACATTCCTGGAGAAGGCCACAACCTACAAGAGCACTCTATTGTCCTGATTAGAGGAGGTGGTGTAAAAGACTTATCGGGTGTAACCTACTCTATTATTCGTGGTGTATTGGATACTTCAGGTGTAAGTGGAAGGTGTCAAGGCAGGTCCGTATATGGAGCCAAAAAACCTAAAAAGAAATAA
- the rpsG gene encoding 30S ribosomal protein S7 — protein sequence MRRKQAIKRVLAPDYKYGDPLVTRFVNGLMQRGKKSLAFSIFYGTIASVSQKTKEEGLEVWRKALHNVTPTLEVKRRRVGGATLQVPIEIRPDRRIFLGIKWLIDYARSRGEKTMQERLTNEIIAAAKEEGAAFKRKVDTHKMASSNRAFSHFNLR from the coding sequence ATGAGAAGAAAACAAGCTATAAAGAGGGTATTAGCACCAGACTATAAATATGGTGATCCGCTTGTAACCAGATTTGTAAACGGATTAATGCAACGAGGTAAGAAAAGCCTTGCGTTTAGCATTTTTTATGGCACCATTGCCTCCGTTTCGCAGAAAACAAAAGAAGAAGGATTAGAAGTATGGCGTAAAGCACTTCATAATGTAACCCCTACATTAGAGGTCAAACGTAGACGAGTTGGGGGGGCTACCCTTCAAGTGCCTATTGAAATACGGCCAGATAGAAGAATATTTTTAGGTATAAAGTGGCTGATTGATTATGCAAGATCCCGTGGAGAAAAGACGATGCAAGAAAGGCTTACCAATGAAATTATTGCAGCTGCCAAAGAAGAAGGCGCTGCTTTCAAACGCAAAGTAGATACCCATAAGATGGCCAGTTCAAATAGAGCGTTCTCACACTTTAACTTGAGATAA
- the acs gene encoding acetate--CoA ligase has product MKKPDLRTTYPPSGAIQQSAYITSLDAYLKIYNASIEDPIQFWEKIATEFFWKKNPTRPFLRYNFDLQKGPIFTKWMEGALTNICYNLVDRHVQNGYGDKIAYYWEGNEPHDQKQITYQALLKAICKCANVFKSLGIKKGDRVAIYMPTTIEAIVAMLSCARIGAIHMVIFAGFSADALAERMITGKAKLLVTADGTFRGTKFIPLKSIATQALLQCKAANHPINHCIVFHRLQTITQTENIPKIPWDDAIDHAWETLMATASDVCPPEWVDAEDLLFILYTSGSTGKPKGICHTNGGYLLYAATLFKYAFDYHPEDIFFCSGDLGWITGHTFNVYGALACRSTTLIFDGIPTYPDGGRFWDLIDRYQVTTFYTAPTALRTLMQLNTSYVTAYSRASLRILGSVGEPIDPSTWTWFYETVGAKRCPIIDTFWQTETGAPIICPLPGATPLKPGSATLPFFGIVPAIVDDHGVEIIGEGKGHLVLKTPWPGMARTIDGHHQRFQATYFDHGYYYTGDAAKRDADGYYWIIGRTDDMLNSSGHLISTAEIESVLMQHPSVAEAAAVSAPHAIKGEAIHCFIVLKNRWVYNHIIASEIKTIIRNKLGAFAVPDLLHPVSALPKVGAGKIMRRLLKKIVQQETHLGDTSTLVNQHIIDQLRAVTLNKVKIL; this is encoded by the coding sequence ATGAAAAAACCTGACCTACGCACAACATACCCTCCTTCTGGCGCCATTCAACAAAGCGCCTATATTACATCATTGGATGCATACCTAAAAATATATAACGCCTCTATTGAGGATCCAATTCAATTTTGGGAAAAAATAGCTACAGAATTTTTCTGGAAAAAAAACCCAACGCGTCCATTTTTACGCTATAACTTCGACCTCCAAAAAGGACCTATTTTTACAAAATGGATGGAAGGTGCGCTAACCAATATTTGTTACAACCTAGTGGATAGACATGTGCAAAATGGGTATGGCGATAAGATCGCCTATTATTGGGAAGGGAATGAGCCACATGACCAAAAACAAATCACCTACCAAGCACTGCTCAAAGCCATTTGTAAATGTGCCAATGTATTCAAATCGCTGGGCATCAAAAAGGGAGATCGCGTGGCCATCTACATGCCGACCACTATAGAGGCTATCGTAGCGATGCTCAGTTGTGCACGGATTGGTGCCATTCATATGGTCATCTTTGCAGGATTTTCAGCAGATGCACTAGCAGAACGCATGATAACTGGAAAAGCAAAACTCTTGGTAACAGCCGACGGCACATTTCGTGGTACAAAGTTTATCCCACTCAAATCGATTGCCACCCAAGCATTGTTGCAATGTAAAGCCGCCAACCATCCCATCAACCATTGTATTGTTTTTCATCGCCTACAAACCATTACACAAACGGAAAATATACCCAAGATCCCATGGGACGATGCCATAGATCACGCATGGGAAACATTGATGGCAACGGCATCAGATGTCTGCCCGCCTGAGTGGGTAGATGCAGAAGATCTGCTATTTATACTTTATACAAGCGGTTCAACTGGAAAGCCCAAAGGGATATGCCATACAAACGGTGGATACCTGTTGTATGCAGCTACCCTATTTAAATATGCATTTGACTACCATCCAGAAGATATATTTTTCTGCTCTGGAGATTTAGGCTGGATTACAGGCCATACGTTTAATGTATATGGTGCACTGGCTTGTAGAAGTACCACTTTGATTTTTGACGGCATTCCCACCTACCCAGATGGAGGGCGCTTCTGGGATTTGATTGATAGGTATCAAGTAACCACCTTTTATACAGCGCCCACTGCGCTTCGAACCCTGATGCAACTCAATACGTCCTATGTTACGGCATACAGCAGAGCCTCCCTACGTATACTCGGTTCAGTGGGTGAACCAATTGACCCTTCAACCTGGACCTGGTTTTACGAAACAGTGGGTGCCAAACGATGCCCCATCATTGACACCTTTTGGCAGACCGAAACAGGCGCACCGATCATTTGTCCACTTCCTGGCGCTACACCACTAAAACCTGGATCTGCTACACTTCCTTTTTTTGGTATTGTGCCAGCCATAGTTGATGACCATGGCGTTGAAATTATAGGCGAAGGGAAGGGCCATCTCGTGCTAAAAACACCCTGGCCAGGCATGGCACGGACCATTGATGGCCACCATCAGCGGTTTCAAGCTACCTATTTTGACCATGGCTACTACTACACAGGCGACGCCGCAAAACGTGATGCAGATGGTTATTATTGGATCATAGGCCGAACAGACGATATGTTGAATAGCTCCGGTCATTTGATATCAACTGCTGAAATTGAGTCCGTATTGATGCAACACCCATCCGTGGCTGAAGCGGCTGCTGTCTCTGCACCACATGCCATAAAAGGCGAAGCCATTCATTGTTTTATTGTATTAAAAAATAGATGGGTATATAATCACATCATTGCATCTGAGATTAAAACAATCATTCGAAATAAGTTGGGCGCCTTTGCCGTTCCAGACCTATTGCACCCTGTATCTGCACTACCTAAAGTAGGCGCTGGGAAAATCATGCGTCGACTACTCAAAAAAATAGTGCAACAAGAAACCCATTTGGGTGACACCTCCACACTAGTGAATCAACATATCATTGACCAGTTGCGCGCAGTTACCCTTAATAAGGTAAAGATTTTGTAA
- a CDS encoding DNA recombination protein RmuC, translated as MAFTIYLLLVLLIGFTIGWFITKILHKVPIATLQNSVAGLEKDLAESQHQSHTLQAQHLQVSKELATALAHNSYLEKKIAEQGQSVEQLQSQLTIHFKNLAHELLEEKSKKFSDHSQLQMERLLTPLSDKIKTFAQQVTQYNQESLERNVALRTELKQLHDLNLKITQEAEGLTKALKGDSKLQGGWGEFILENILDQSGLVKNREYVIQPSIPTEDGQRLQPDVVINLPEGRNIVIDAKVSLNHYEQFFNHPDRLERTFHLKQHILSIRRHIKTLSEKRYQALYNLQGLDFVLMFIPIEPAFALAVQEEGMLFNEAYARNIVIVSPSNLIATLRTIANLWRQAHQNQNALEIATQGGALYDKFVAFVEDIKSIGRQLELTQKNYLEATKKLYEGKGSLVSRAQKMKLLGARTSKVLDQQLIDKTDLCDA; from the coding sequence ATGGCTTTTACCATCTATCTACTCCTTGTATTGCTTATTGGCTTTACCATCGGCTGGTTCATTACAAAAATCTTGCATAAAGTACCCATTGCCACCTTACAAAATAGCGTTGCTGGACTAGAAAAGGATTTAGCTGAAAGCCAACATCAATCCCACACTCTACAAGCGCAACACCTACAGGTCAGTAAAGAACTAGCTACTGCCCTGGCACATAATAGCTATTTAGAAAAAAAAATAGCCGAACAAGGCCAGTCGGTTGAGCAACTCCAAAGCCAACTCACCATCCATTTTAAAAATTTAGCCCATGAACTTTTAGAAGAAAAAAGCAAAAAGTTTTCAGACCATAGTCAGCTCCAAATGGAGCGGTTGTTAACCCCACTCAGCGATAAAATTAAAACCTTTGCACAACAGGTCACGCAGTATAACCAAGAAAGCTTGGAAAGAAATGTAGCGTTACGGACAGAGTTAAAACAACTCCATGACCTTAACCTAAAAATCACACAAGAAGCAGAAGGGCTTACCAAAGCATTAAAAGGAGATTCAAAACTACAAGGAGGATGGGGTGAGTTTATCTTAGAAAATATTCTAGACCAGTCTGGACTCGTTAAAAATAGAGAATATGTCATACAACCCTCTATTCCCACAGAAGATGGGCAAAGATTACAACCAGATGTAGTCATTAACCTACCAGAAGGACGGAATATTGTGATCGATGCAAAGGTATCTTTAAATCATTACGAACAATTTTTTAACCACCCAGATAGGCTTGAACGAACCTTTCACCTCAAACAGCATATTCTTTCAATTAGACGCCATATTAAAACGCTCAGCGAAAAGCGGTATCAAGCGCTCTACAACCTGCAAGGCTTGGATTTTGTTTTAATGTTTATACCCATTGAACCAGCCTTTGCACTAGCTGTGCAAGAAGAAGGCATGCTTTTTAATGAGGCCTATGCACGCAATATTGTAATCGTATCCCCTTCGAATCTAATCGCCACCCTACGCACCATTGCCAATTTATGGAGACAAGCCCACCAAAACCAAAATGCTTTAGAGATTGCCACACAAGGTGGTGCCTTATATGACAAATTTGTTGCCTTTGTAGAGGATATTAAAAGTATAGGCCGCCAATTAGAGCTCACACAAAAAAACTATTTAGAAGCCACTAAAAAACTATATGAGGGCAAAGGTAGTTTGGTCTCCAGGGCACAAAAAATGAAGTTATTAGGTGCACGTACCAGTAAAGTGTTGGATCAACAACTCATAGATAAAACTGATCTGTGCGATGCGTAA
- the rpsJ gene encoding 30S ribosomal protein S10 — protein sequence MNQKIRIKLKSFDAALLDKSADSIVKAVKATKTVVNGPIPLPGKKEIYTVLRSPHVNKKSREQFQLCTHKRLIDIYSSSSKAVDALTKLELPSGVEVEIKV from the coding sequence ATGAATCAAAAAATTCGCATTAAACTGAAATCATTCGATGCTGCCCTCTTAGATAAGTCGGCAGATAGCATCGTTAAGGCTGTAAAAGCTACCAAAACAGTGGTTAATGGTCCCATTCCGCTACCAGGTAAAAAAGAAATCTATACGGTGCTGCGTTCTCCGCACGTGAATAAAAAGTCACGAGAACAGTTTCAACTTTGCACCCATAAAAGGTTGATAGATATTTACTCCAGTAGCTCAAAAGCAGTAGATGCACTCACCAAACTGGAGCTGCCTAGTGGTGTAGAGGTAGAGATTAAGGTTTGA
- a CDS encoding phage holin family protein → MFVRMIKILCKLLGIACIVELVREKLGGLVHTLQYSLKEKAKQVVQVFVLAALTFILFGLGLRFLLLGLAYWLNALLSSAYLGFFLVSIFCFLMVMLVVFMLRSKMNNQPLTQEKISDGP, encoded by the coding sequence ATGTTTGTTAGAATGATAAAAATTTTATGTAAGCTATTGGGTATAGCTTGTATAGTAGAGCTTGTAAGAGAAAAGTTAGGGGGGCTGGTCCATACATTGCAGTATAGTCTTAAAGAAAAAGCCAAGCAAGTAGTTCAAGTGTTTGTGTTGGCTGCTTTAACTTTTATACTATTTGGCTTGGGGTTGCGTTTCTTATTACTTGGTTTGGCTTACTGGTTAAATGCACTGCTTTCTAGTGCTTATCTCGGCTTTTTTCTGGTTTCAATTTTTTGCTTTTTAATGGTTATGCTTGTAGTATTTATGTTGCGCAGCAAAATGAACAATCAGCCATTAACGCAGGAAAAGATTTCGGATGGCCCGTAG
- the fusA gene encoding elongation factor G, which translates to MANELTFLRNIGIMAHIDAGKTTTTERILYYTGLTHKIGEVHDGGAVMDWMAQEQERGITITSAATTTFWKYPTIQGKANDQTQTYKVNIIDTPGHVDFTVEVERSLRVLDGAVALFCAVSGVEPQSETVWRQADKYRVPRICFVNKMDRAGANFFNALNEIKEKLGANPVPLQIPIGSEASFKGVVDLITHEAIVWNEHDLGMTYQVIPIPDDLVETVGEWRQNLIESVASYDEALMEKFFDRPDAITPDEIRAAIRKAVIDLSFSPVLCGSAFKNKGVQALLDAACAYLPSPLDLPPVACTHPDTGAVMVRKPAHSEPFTALAFKIATDPFVGRLAFLRVYSGMLEAGSYVHNNRTGKKERIARLMQMHANKQNPINAVQAGDICAVVGFKEIKTGDTLTSEKDKAILEAITFPEPVIGYSIEPKKQADQDKLTLSIAKLMEEDPTLRMETNHETGQTILKGMGELHLEIIIDRLKREFKLEINQGAPQVAYKETLTATVEHKEVYKKQTGGRGKFADIVFEIGPRAVVEGEPVQPGLEFVNKIVGGVIPKEYIPAIQKGFTAAMENGPLGGYPVESMRVKIFHGSYHDVDSDSLSFELAARAGFRAAAQKATPVLLEPIMAVEVATPNEFTGPVTGDLNRRRGIMKGMTGKGGAQIVKADVPLAELFGYVTDLRTITSGRASASLTFSHYEPVPKNLAEAIINKAKGITV; encoded by the coding sequence ATGGCAAACGAACTAACCTTTCTAAGAAACATAGGCATCATGGCCCATATTGATGCGGGTAAAACGACCACCACTGAACGCATTCTTTATTACACAGGTCTCACCCACAAAATAGGGGAGGTACACGATGGAGGAGCGGTTATGGATTGGATGGCTCAAGAGCAAGAGCGCGGCATTACCATTACCTCTGCAGCTACTACTACATTTTGGAAATATCCTACCATACAAGGCAAAGCAAATGATCAGACCCAAACCTACAAAGTAAACATCATCGACACCCCTGGCCACGTCGACTTTACAGTAGAAGTAGAGCGTTCCTTGCGTGTGTTGGATGGCGCCGTTGCTTTATTTTGCGCCGTATCTGGTGTGGAGCCTCAATCTGAAACAGTTTGGCGTCAAGCCGATAAATACCGCGTGCCCCGCATCTGTTTTGTAAATAAAATGGATAGGGCCGGTGCCAATTTTTTCAATGCGCTCAATGAGATCAAAGAAAAACTAGGTGCCAACCCTGTTCCCTTGCAAATTCCTATTGGCAGTGAAGCTTCGTTTAAGGGCGTTGTAGATTTGATTACCCATGAAGCCATCGTTTGGAATGAGCATGACTTAGGCATGACCTACCAGGTGATACCTATTCCCGACGATTTAGTAGAGACCGTTGGGGAGTGGCGTCAAAACCTGATTGAAAGTGTAGCCAGTTATGATGAAGCATTAATGGAAAAATTCTTTGATCGTCCAGATGCGATTACACCAGATGAAATCAGGGCAGCCATTCGCAAGGCGGTTATTGATCTCTCTTTTTCTCCTGTTCTCTGCGGTTCTGCTTTTAAAAACAAAGGTGTTCAGGCCTTATTGGATGCGGCGTGTGCTTACCTCCCCTCTCCATTAGACTTGCCTCCAGTAGCATGTACCCATCCAGACACGGGCGCTGTCATGGTAAGAAAGCCAGCGCATAGTGAACCATTTACTGCATTAGCTTTTAAAATTGCGACTGATCCTTTTGTGGGTAGGCTTGCTTTTTTGCGCGTCTATTCGGGTATGCTAGAGGCTGGATCCTACGTGCACAACAATAGAACCGGTAAAAAAGAAAGGATTGCCCGTCTGATGCAAATGCATGCCAATAAACAAAATCCAATCAACGCAGTACAAGCAGGAGATATCTGTGCCGTAGTAGGTTTTAAAGAGATTAAAACAGGCGATACACTAACCAGTGAAAAAGATAAAGCGATATTAGAGGCCATCACATTTCCGGAACCGGTAATCGGTTACTCTATTGAGCCTAAAAAGCAAGCAGACCAAGATAAGCTAACCCTATCTATTGCCAAGCTTATGGAAGAGGATCCAACTTTACGGATGGAAACCAATCATGAGACAGGGCAAACCATTCTAAAAGGAATGGGAGAACTCCATCTAGAAATTATTATTGACCGGTTAAAGCGCGAGTTTAAACTTGAAATCAACCAAGGTGCCCCACAAGTGGCCTACAAAGAAACCCTCACTGCTACGGTCGAGCACAAAGAAGTCTATAAAAAGCAAACAGGTGGTAGAGGTAAATTTGCCGATATTGTTTTTGAGATAGGGCCTAGAGCAGTCGTTGAAGGGGAGCCTGTTCAGCCAGGGTTGGAGTTTGTGAATAAGATTGTCGGCGGAGTGATTCCTAAAGAATATATCCCAGCCATTCAAAAAGGGTTTACCGCAGCTATGGAGAATGGTCCATTAGGAGGGTATCCTGTAGAATCGATGCGGGTAAAAATCTTTCATGGTTCCTATCATGATGTAGACTCAGACTCTTTATCTTTTGAATTAGCTGCTAGAGCGGGATTCAGGGCTGCTGCACAGAAAGCCACGCCTGTACTTTTAGAGCCTATTATGGCTGTAGAAGTAGCTACCCCTAATGAGTTTACAGGTCCCGTTACAGGAGATCTCAATAGACGAAGAGGGATTATGAAAGGAATGACTGGTAAAGGTGGCGCACAAATTGTTAAAGCAGATGTGCCGTTGGCAGAACTATTTGGATATGTGACTGATTTAAGAACCATTACCTCAGGTAGGGCTTCTGCTTCCTTAACATTTTCGCATTACGAGCCCGTTCCTAAAAACTTAGCAGAAGCCATTATTAACAAAGCAAAAGGCATAACGGTATAG
- a CDS encoding rhomboid family intramembrane serine protease yields MFNTGCYICGYEERIPWFYTQLTFPSLYPLLLERPWAIITYSFVHKGLVDLFWDICLLYIFGQRIRATARSKHILRLYGLGQIVGAIVFFILYQFSPPCQGIVAHLTGPSAAIYAIMVAVCVLMPSLRLYCFFFSLPLRYIAIVLLIIALMHLPTQDAGCYLAQLGGGLAGYIYARLCKNDLDLTPSFFSLHRGSKPKMSVRVTKQ; encoded by the coding sequence TTGTTTAATACTGGATGTTATATTTGTGGTTATGAGGAACGTATTCCATGGTTTTATACGCAGTTGACTTTCCCTTCCCTTTATCCACTCTTATTAGAGCGGCCGTGGGCCATTATTACCTACTCTTTTGTACACAAAGGGCTTGTAGATTTGTTCTGGGATATCTGCTTGTTGTATATCTTTGGTCAAAGAATACGGGCTACTGCACGGTCAAAACATATATTGCGGCTTTATGGTTTGGGACAAATAGTGGGTGCCATTGTGTTTTTTATATTATACCAATTTTCACCCCCTTGTCAGGGCATTGTTGCCCATCTTACGGGACCTTCGGCGGCCATTTATGCGATCATGGTGGCAGTTTGTGTGTTGATGCCTAGCTTGAGGTTATATTGTTTCTTTTTCTCTTTGCCATTAAGGTATATTGCCATTGTTTTATTGATCATAGCTCTGATGCATTTACCTACACAAGATGCGGGCTGTTACTTGGCCCAATTGGGAGGTGGATTAGCTGGGTATATCTATGCAAGGTTGTGTAAAAATGATCTGGATTTGACCCCTTCTTTTTTTAGTTTACATCGAGGCAGTAAACCTAAGATGTCGGTTCGTGTTACCAAGCAATAG
- a CDS encoding sodium:solute symporter family protein, which produces MVSFSFSFLLVFAFLLLTLVVGLMGRKATTFREYAVDNKRLSTVKLLATLLGTSFCGLTFVYPVQTCYSLGIRKMLPSIIDATSLWITSMFWVRMAPFMAHRSIAETIGSIYGTYPRIIVALLSICNAIFKVTFQINVISSIVSTSMDAIHPDIIAVLAALVLIAYATLGGIRAITNTDVLQFITFVAIVFLLAKLMFVKTGKSVLEMVSFLQKQENFKLSSLCQSNGQLLNLLLSIPYCFLALSGPSVIQRVYMCASPIQVRKVFLYGSFFYVLIGLSISLIGLFVFVGNPTLTVKEIWPYIITGMPPFLKVSIVVCVLGMAMSTADSELHLCSILVVHDLRESIRGIKSVSDVHQIRMAKWALLICGLLAMMAAIDYNALFIDDLFKTLSKMAFYTTTFFGCMVPPLFILSVFGFRSSSPTALIGMAAGLLASLVCIQLGYKVGFIPYIVGAVANILGMMAIHYLLPQPAGMGWVGLDPQQKRLQQLADVFRKFKKRIDIE; this is translated from the coding sequence ATGGTGTCGTTTTCTTTCTCTTTCTTATTGGTATTTGCCTTTTTATTATTGACCCTAGTGGTAGGTCTAATGGGCAGAAAAGCAACCACATTTCGAGAATATGCTGTGGATAATAAACGATTGTCTACGGTTAAATTATTGGCTACGCTGCTAGGTACTTCTTTTTGTGGATTAACGTTTGTATATCCTGTACAAACCTGTTATAGCCTTGGCATTCGTAAAATGCTTCCTTCCATTATTGATGCGACTTCTTTGTGGATCACTAGTATGTTTTGGGTGCGTATGGCGCCATTCATGGCACATCGTTCTATTGCTGAGACGATAGGTAGCATATATGGTACCTATCCAAGAATTATTGTTGCGTTACTCTCTATTTGCAATGCTATTTTTAAGGTTACGTTTCAAATTAATGTAATATCTTCTATTGTGAGCACCTCTATGGATGCAATACATCCTGATATCATAGCTGTGTTGGCCGCTTTGGTGCTGATTGCCTATGCTACTTTGGGAGGTATTCGTGCGATTACCAATACCGATGTGCTCCAATTTATCACTTTTGTGGCTATTGTTTTTTTGCTTGCTAAACTTATGTTTGTAAAAACAGGTAAATCTGTTTTAGAAATGGTATCTTTTTTACAAAAACAAGAAAATTTTAAACTCAGTAGTCTCTGCCAATCAAATGGGCAGTTATTGAATTTGTTGCTATCCATTCCATACTGTTTTTTGGCGTTGAGTGGTCCCTCAGTTATACAGAGGGTCTATATGTGTGCTAGTCCCATTCAAGTCAGAAAAGTTTTTTTGTATGGCAGTTTTTTTTATGTCCTCATAGGGTTATCCATCTCTCTTATTGGCCTGTTTGTTTTTGTAGGCAACCCAACGTTAACGGTAAAAGAAATTTGGCCTTATATCATAACGGGTATGCCCCCTTTTTTAAAAGTATCTATTGTCGTTTGTGTATTAGGCATGGCTATGTCTACAGCTGATTCTGAGTTACATCTTTGTTCTATTCTTGTTGTTCATGATTTGAGAGAAAGTATTCGAGGCATAAAGTCCGTATCTGATGTCCATCAGATACGGATGGCTAAATGGGCTTTATTAATTTGTGGTCTATTGGCTATGATGGCAGCTATTGATTACAATGCCCTATTTATAGATGATCTATTCAAGACTTTGTCTAAAATGGCCTTTTATACCACTACATTTTTTGGGTGTATGGTGCCTCCTCTTTTTATCTTATCTGTTTTTGGTTTTAGGAGTAGTTCCCCTACGGCGTTGATTGGAATGGCTGCAGGTCTATTGGCTAGTTTGGTTTGTATACAGTTGGGATATAAGGTAGGATTTATTCCTTATATAGTTGGGGCAGTAGCCAATATCTTGGGTATGATGGCTATACACTATCTGCTGCCACAACCAGCTGGCATGGGGTGGGTTGGACTAGATCCGCAACAAAAACGGTTGCAGCAACTTGCTGACGTGTTTCGGAAATTTAAAAAAAGGATTGACATAGAATAA